A window from Staphylococcus succinus encodes these proteins:
- the prfB gene encoding peptide chain release factor 2 (programmed frameshift): MELSEIKRNIDNYKEKLEQLRGSLDLEEKETNIQEYEEKMTDPTFWDDQNEAQAVIDKNNALKSIVNAYRGLESEIDDMDTTRELLLEEDDALMKHDLEQNVMEFKTSIDQFELQLLLDGPYDANGAIMELHPGAGGTESQDWTNMLLRMYQRYCEQKGFKVEIADYLPGDEAGVKSVTLVIKGHNAYGYLKAEKGVHRLVRISPFDSSGRRHTSFASCDVIPEFNNTEIEIDINPDDITVDTFRASGAGGQHINKTESAIRITHHPSGIVVNNQNERSQIKNREAAMKTLKSKLYQLKIEEQEQEMAEIRGEQKEIGWGSQIRSYVFHPYAMVKDHRTNEETGKVDAVMDGDIGPFIESYLRSQMDHSEN, from the exons ATGGAATTATCAGAAATTAAGCGTAATATAGATAACTATAAAGAAAAATTAGAACAACTTAGGGGGTCTCTT GACTTAGAAGAAAAAGAGACAAATATTCAAGAATATGAAGAAAAGATGACTGACCCTACTTTTTGGGATGACCAAAATGAGGCCCAAGCAGTCATTGATAAAAATAACGCATTAAAATCTATAGTAAATGCATACCGTGGTTTAGAATCTGAAATTGATGATATGGATACTACAAGAGAGCTATTGCTTGAAGAAGATGATGCGCTCATGAAACATGATTTAGAGCAAAATGTTATGGAGTTCAAAACAAGTATAGATCAATTTGAATTACAACTATTACTTGATGGGCCTTATGATGCAAATGGTGCAATTATGGAACTTCACCCAGGCGCTGGCGGTACAGAGTCTCAAGATTGGACGAACATGTTATTAAGAATGTACCAACGTTACTGTGAACAAAAAGGTTTCAAGGTAGAAATTGCCGATTACTTGCCTGGAGATGAAGCGGGTGTTAAGAGTGTTACTTTAGTCATAAAAGGACATAATGCTTATGGTTACTTAAAAGCAGAAAAAGGCGTTCATCGTCTAGTACGTATATCACCATTTGATTCGTCTGGCAGAAGACATACATCATTTGCATCGTGTGATGTTATACCAGAATTTAATAATACAGAAATTGAAATTGATATCAACCCTGATGATATTACCGTTGATACGTTTAGAGCATCAGGTGCAGGTGGACAACACATTAACAAAACAGAATCCGCAATTCGAATTACTCACCACCCTTCTGGTATAGTAGTCAATAACCAAAATGAACGGTCTCAAATCAAAAATAGAGAAGCTGCTATGAAAACATTGAAATCCAAATTGTACCAATTAAAAATTGAGGAACAAGAGCAGGAAATGGCAGAAATTCGTGGTGAACAAAAAGAAATTGGTTGGGGTAGCCAGATTAGATCATATGTTTTTCACCCTTATGCTATGGTCAAAGATCATAGAACAAATGAAGAAACAGGGAAAGTTGATGCTGTTATGGATGGAGATATAGGACCATTTATAGAATCTTATTTACGTAGCCAAATGGATCACTCTGAAAATTAA
- a CDS encoding YfbR-like 5'-deoxynucleotidase, with product MGVHQYFKRLSDLEKLIRLPGQFKYFEHNVAAHSFKVAKIAQYLGTVEEYHGNEVDWKSLYEKALNHDFAEIFTGDIKTPVKYASGELKKLFSQVEEEMVDHFINEEIPEPYQDIYRKRLQEGKDDSLEGQILSVADKIDLLYETFGEIQKRNPEPLFFEIYEMSLETIMQFDHLSSVQDFIDNIIPEMLTEKFIPRKELRETTMAILNNRNG from the coding sequence ATGGGAGTACATCAATATTTTAAACGCTTATCTGATTTAGAAAAATTAATTAGATTACCGGGACAATTTAAATACTTTGAACATAATGTCGCTGCGCATTCATTTAAAGTTGCTAAAATTGCACAATATTTGGGAACGGTAGAGGAATACCATGGCAATGAAGTTGATTGGAAAAGTTTGTATGAAAAAGCTTTGAACCATGATTTTGCAGAAATTTTTACTGGAGATATTAAAACGCCAGTGAAGTATGCAAGTGGGGAATTAAAAAAATTGTTCTCACAAGTTGAAGAAGAAATGGTAGACCACTTTATAAATGAAGAAATTCCAGAACCTTATCAAGATATTTATCGTAAAAGGCTCCAAGAAGGCAAAGACGATTCACTTGAAGGCCAGATACTATCGGTCGCTGATAAAATAGATTTATTATATGAAACATTTGGAGAAATACAAAAACGTAATCCAGAGCCGTTATTTTTTGAAATATATGAAATGTCTTTAGAGACAATCATGCAATTCGATCATCTTAGTTCAGTACAAGATTTTATCGATAATATTATTCCAGAAATGTTAACAGAGAAATTTATACCAAGAAAAGAGTTACGAGAAACGACGATGGCCATTCTAAACAATAGAAATGGGTGA
- a CDS encoding ComF family protein yields the protein MTKCIQCHENIFESLNAQNFYKKPSPWCAHCIEQWKVVGMTMYQRCPRCLKLLDINEEKCRDCLFLSMHYVLMNRLHCQFQYKGIMKSTIHKYKFMKDVALCKILAEQIELPKVNYDYIVPIPSPIERDKARTFNPVTTVLDYKQIQYETLLSTQLRPRQYTMGKQMRLQVDHPFELTSSIDLENKFILLVDDIYTTGITVHKAAKSLFVRKIRKFDVFTFAR from the coding sequence ATGACTAAATGCATACAATGCCACGAAAATATATTCGAATCACTCAATGCCCAAAATTTTTATAAAAAACCATCTCCATGGTGTGCACATTGTATAGAACAATGGAAAGTAGTGGGCATGACTATGTACCAACGTTGTCCAAGGTGTCTGAAGTTATTAGACATTAACGAAGAAAAGTGTAGGGACTGTCTATTTTTATCTATGCATTATGTATTAATGAATCGACTGCATTGTCAATTTCAATATAAGGGGATTATGAAATCAACTATTCATAAATATAAGTTTATGAAGGATGTAGCTTTATGTAAAATACTAGCAGAACAAATAGAGTTACCTAAAGTAAATTATGATTATATTGTGCCAATACCTTCACCAATAGAAAGGGATAAGGCACGTACGTTTAACCCAGTTACTACCGTATTAGATTACAAGCAAATTCAATATGAAACACTTCTATCCACTCAATTACGACCAAGACAGTATACAATGGGAAAGCAAATGCGGTTACAGGTCGATCATCCATTTGAATTAACCAGTTCTATCGATTTAGAAAATAAATTCATTTTACTTGTAGATGATATATACACTACAGGCATAACGGTTCATAAAGCAGCAAAAAGTCTTTTTGTGAGAAAAATCAGAAAATTCGATGTCTTTACGTTTGCACGATAG
- the hpf gene encoding ribosome hibernation-promoting factor, HPF/YfiA family translates to MIRFEIHGENLTITDAIRNYIEEKIGKLERYFNDVPNATAHVKVKTYQNSASKIEVTIPLKNVTLRAEERHDDLYAGIDLINGKLERQVRKYKTRVNRKKRNRGDQEVFASLPEENEAAELQSDDSDNDIEIIRAKNFSLKPMDSEEAVLQMDLLGHDFFIFTDRETDGTSIVYKRKDGKYGLIETTE, encoded by the coding sequence ATGATCAGATTTGAAATTCACGGGGAGAACCTCACTATTACTGATGCGATTCGCAACTATATTGAGGAGAAAATTGGTAAATTAGAACGTTACTTTAATGATGTGCCAAATGCAACTGCACACGTTAAAGTCAAAACCTATCAAAATTCAGCTTCAAAAATTGAAGTAACTATTCCATTGAAAAATGTTACCTTAAGAGCTGAAGAACGCCATGATGATTTATACGCAGGCATTGATTTAATCAATGGTAAACTTGAAAGACAAGTAAGAAAATACAAAACGCGTGTCAATCGTAAAAAACGTAATCGTGGCGATCAAGAAGTATTCGCATCATTACCAGAAGAAAATGAAGCAGCTGAACTTCAAAGTGATGATAGTGACAATGATATTGAAATCATTCGTGCAAAAAATTTCAGTTTAAAACCAATGGATTCAGAAGAAGCAGTGCTACAAATGGATTTGCTGGGACACGATTTCTTTATTTTCACAGATCGTGAAACAGACGGCACTAGTATTGTGTATAAAAGAAAAGATGGAAAATATGGTTTAATCGAAACAACTGAATAA
- a CDS encoding CsbA family protein, protein MIWFMLAAFFPCILVVLFSVLTRSKWVGSILAFVIVGASIEKGFFHNEWIIFIDVVSLLAGYIIIDQLKLHKKEDD, encoded by the coding sequence ATGATTTGGTTTATGCTTGCAGCATTTTTTCCATGCATTCTCGTTGTATTATTTAGCGTATTAACTAGAAGCAAGTGGGTAGGGTCAATTTTGGCATTTGTCATTGTTGGCGCCTCAATAGAAAAGGGATTTTTTCATAACGAATGGATCATTTTTATCGATGTTGTCTCATTATTAGCTGGTTACATTATTATTGACCAATTAAAATTACATAAAAAAGAAGATGACTGA
- the uvrB gene encoding excinuclease ABC subunit UvrB, whose protein sequence is MEHYPFKLQSDFEPQGDQPGAIKEIVKGVNEGKRHQTLLGATGTGKTFTMSNVIQQVGKPTLIIAHNKTLAGQLYSEFKEFFPENRVEYFVSYYDYYQPEAYVPSTDTFIEKDASINDEIDQLRHSATSALFERDDVIIIASVSCIYGLGNPEEYRDLVVSVRVGMEMDRSELLRKLVDVQYTRNDIDFRRGTFRVRGDVVEIFPASREEMCIRVEFFGDEIDRIREVNYLTGEVLRERDHFAIFPASHFVTREEKMKSAIQRIETELEERLTELRSENKLLEAQRLEQRTNYDLEMMREMGFCSGIENYSVHLTLRPMGSTPYTLLDYFGDDWLVMIDESHVTLPQIRGMYNGDRARKQVLVDHGFRLPSALDNRPLQFSEFEDKTNQLVYVSATPGPYELEHTDEMVQQIIRPTGLLDPKIDLRPTENQIDDLISEIYERIERNERVLVTTLTKKMSEDLTTYLKEAGIKVNYLHSEIKTLERIEIIRDLRMGTYDVIVGINLLREGIDIPEVSLVVILDADKEGFLRSERSLVQTIGRAARNSGGEVIMYGDKVTDSMRFAMDETERRRSIQQAYNEKHNITPTTINKKIHDVISATVDNDETNEQQQTEVPKKMTKKERQKTIANIEKEMKQAAKDLDFEKATELRDMLFELKAEG, encoded by the coding sequence ATGGAACACTATCCATTTAAACTACAATCTGACTTTGAACCACAAGGTGATCAACCAGGAGCGATAAAAGAAATTGTAAAGGGTGTAAACGAAGGCAAAAGACACCAAACATTACTTGGGGCTACGGGTACAGGTAAAACATTTACAATGAGTAACGTTATTCAGCAAGTAGGCAAACCTACGTTGATTATCGCTCATAATAAAACATTAGCAGGACAATTATATAGTGAATTTAAAGAATTTTTTCCAGAAAATAGAGTAGAATACTTTGTCAGTTATTATGATTATTATCAACCAGAAGCGTATGTACCATCTACAGATACATTTATAGAAAAAGATGCTTCAATTAACGATGAAATTGATCAATTACGCCACTCCGCTACAAGTGCACTTTTTGAACGGGATGATGTTATTATTATCGCAAGTGTAAGTTGCATCTATGGTTTAGGTAATCCCGAAGAATATCGGGATTTAGTTGTTAGTGTTCGAGTAGGTATGGAAATGGATAGAAGTGAACTTTTAAGAAAACTTGTAGATGTTCAATACACAAGAAACGATATTGATTTTAGACGCGGGACGTTCCGTGTCAGAGGAGATGTAGTAGAAATCTTTCCAGCCTCTCGTGAAGAAATGTGTATTAGGGTAGAGTTTTTTGGTGATGAAATTGATCGCATACGAGAAGTGAATTATCTAACAGGGGAAGTATTAAGAGAACGTGACCACTTCGCTATCTTCCCAGCATCCCATTTCGTAACACGCGAAGAAAAAATGAAATCAGCCATTCAAAGAATTGAAACAGAATTAGAAGAGCGATTAACTGAATTACGCTCTGAGAATAAATTACTAGAAGCACAACGTTTAGAACAACGTACGAATTATGACTTAGAAATGATGAGAGAGATGGGCTTTTGTTCTGGTATTGAAAATTATTCAGTACATTTAACATTAAGACCTATGGGTTCTACACCGTATACACTCTTAGATTATTTTGGAGACGATTGGTTAGTGATGATCGACGAATCACATGTGACGTTACCACAAATAAGGGGTATGTATAATGGTGACCGTGCACGTAAGCAGGTGCTTGTCGATCATGGGTTCCGTCTACCGAGTGCTTTGGATAACAGACCCTTGCAATTTTCTGAGTTTGAAGATAAAACTAATCAACTTGTTTATGTATCTGCAACACCAGGGCCATATGAGTTAGAACATACAGATGAAATGGTTCAACAAATTATTCGTCCAACCGGATTATTAGATCCTAAGATTGATTTACGTCCAACTGAAAATCAAATTGATGATTTAATCAGCGAAATTTATGAACGCATAGAACGTAATGAACGTGTGTTAGTTACCACGTTGACTAAAAAAATGAGTGAAGATTTAACGACGTATTTAAAAGAAGCGGGAATTAAAGTAAACTACTTACACTCTGAAATTAAAACGTTAGAACGTATTGAAATCATTCGGGATTTGCGTATGGGCACCTACGATGTCATCGTAGGGATTAATTTATTACGTGAAGGTATCGATATTCCTGAAGTTTCGCTTGTAGTTATTCTCGACGCAGACAAAGAAGGTTTCTTACGTTCAGAACGGTCACTCGTACAAACCATAGGACGTGCAGCGCGTAATAGTGGTGGAGAAGTTATTATGTATGGAGATAAGGTTACTGACTCTATGCGCTTCGCTATGGATGAAACAGAGCGACGTCGTTCGATTCAACAAGCATATAATGAAAAACATAACATTACGCCAACTACAATCAATAAAAAAATACACGATGTCATTAGTGCTACAGTTGATAATGATGAAACAAATGAACAACAACAAACTGAAGTACCTAAGAAAATGACGAAAAAAGAACGACAAAAAACGATTGCCAATATAGAAAAAGAAATGAAGCAAGCAGCTAAAGATTTAGATTTCGAAAAAGCTACAGAACTTAGAGATATGTTATTTGAATTAAAAGCAGAAGGGTGA
- the secA gene encoding preprotein translocase subunit SecA: MGFLSKIADGNKKEIKRLGKLADKVLALEEDMSILTDEEIREKTKAFQAKLREEEDVKKQNKMLDDILPEAFAIVREGSKRVFNMIPYKVQVMGGIAIHNGDISEMRTGEGKTLTATMPTYLNALTGRGVHVITVNEYLASSQSEEMAELYEFLGLSVGLNLNSKSTDEKREAYASDITYSTNNELGFDYLRDNMVNYAEERVMRPLHYAIIDEVDSILIDEARTPLIISGEAEKSTSLYTQANVFAKMLKNEDDYNFDEKTKAVQLTEQGTDKAERMFKIDNLYDVKNVDIISHINTALRAHVTLQKDVDYMVNAGEVLIVDQFTGRTMPGRRFSEGLHQAIEAKEGVKIQNESKTMASITFQNYFRMYNKLSGMTGTAKTEEEEFRNIYNMTVTQIPTNKPVQRIDKPDLIYISQKGKFDAVVADVIEKHKLGQPVLLGTVAVETSEYISNLLKKNGVRHDVLNAKNHEREAEIVAGAGERGAVTIATNMAGRGTDIKLGAGVEEIGGLAVIGTERHESRRIDDQLRGRSGRQGDRGDSRFYLSLQDELMVRFGSERLQSMMNRLGMDDSTPIESKMVSRAVESAQKRVEGNNFDARKRVLEYDDVLRKQREIIYTERNRIIDSDASGELVNAMLRSTLERSVHYHVNDEDDEPDYEPFINYVDDVFLNEGDLKEEEIKGKDKEDIFDVVWSKVEVGLKDQKEKIGSQFDEFERMILLRSIDNHWTDHIDTMDQLRQGIHLRSYGQQNPLRDYQNEGHQLFDTMMENIEEDVSKFILKSVVSVEDDLERDKTTNFGNAEHVSADGDNSKEDTKSEPFVKDEHVGRNDPCPCGSGKKYKNCHGA; encoded by the coding sequence ATGGGTTTTTTATCAAAAATTGCAGATGGCAATAAAAAAGAAATAAAGCGCCTTGGTAAATTAGCCGACAAAGTCCTAGCGTTAGAAGAGGATATGTCGATATTAACTGATGAAGAGATTAGAGAAAAAACAAAAGCATTTCAAGCTAAATTACGTGAAGAAGAAGATGTGAAAAAGCAAAATAAAATGCTTGATGATATTTTACCAGAAGCCTTTGCTATAGTGAGAGAAGGTTCAAAACGTGTATTTAATATGATCCCTTATAAAGTACAAGTTATGGGGGGGATCGCAATTCATAATGGTGATATCTCTGAAATGAGAACAGGTGAAGGTAAAACATTGACTGCGACGATGCCAACTTATTTAAATGCATTAACAGGACGTGGTGTCCATGTAATCACAGTAAATGAGTACTTAGCAAGTAGTCAAAGTGAAGAAATGGCAGAACTTTATGAATTCCTTGGGTTATCTGTAGGACTAAACTTAAACAGCAAGAGTACAGATGAAAAAAGAGAAGCATATGCAAGTGATATTACGTATAGTACAAACAATGAGTTAGGTTTTGATTACTTACGTGATAACATGGTTAACTATGCGGAAGAACGTGTAATGAGACCACTTCATTACGCTATTATTGATGAGGTCGATTCTATTTTAATCGATGAAGCCCGTACCCCATTAATCATTTCAGGTGAAGCAGAAAAATCAACTTCCCTATACACTCAAGCAAACGTTTTTGCTAAAATGTTAAAAAACGAAGACGACTATAATTTTGATGAAAAAACAAAAGCCGTACAATTAACAGAACAAGGTACGGATAAAGCAGAGCGTATGTTTAAAATTGACAATTTATATGATGTTAAAAACGTCGATATTATTAGTCATATTAATACAGCTTTGCGTGCACATGTAACGCTTCAAAAAGATGTTGATTATATGGTGAATGCCGGCGAAGTGTTAATTGTAGACCAATTTACCGGACGTACTATGCCTGGTCGTCGTTTTTCTGAAGGCTTACACCAAGCTATTGAAGCTAAAGAAGGTGTGAAGATTCAAAATGAATCTAAAACAATGGCCTCAATTACATTCCAAAACTATTTCAGAATGTATAATAAATTATCAGGGATGACAGGGACAGCGAAGACGGAAGAAGAAGAGTTTAGAAATATATATAATATGACTGTAACTCAAATACCTACAAACAAACCTGTTCAACGTATTGATAAACCTGATTTAATATATATTAGCCAAAAAGGTAAATTTGATGCGGTTGTAGCAGACGTAATTGAGAAACATAAGTTAGGTCAGCCAGTATTATTAGGAACAGTGGCAGTTGAAACCAGCGAATATATTTCAAATTTATTGAAGAAAAATGGTGTGCGTCATGATGTGTTAAATGCTAAAAACCATGAACGTGAAGCGGAAATAGTAGCTGGCGCTGGCGAACGTGGAGCAGTTACGATTGCTACGAACATGGCAGGTCGTGGTACTGATATTAAACTTGGCGCTGGCGTAGAAGAAATTGGTGGTCTAGCCGTTATTGGTACAGAGCGCCACGAGTCTCGTCGTATTGATGACCAATTACGTGGTCGTTCAGGTCGTCAAGGTGATAGAGGTGATAGTCGTTTCTATTTATCATTACAAGATGAATTGATGGTTCGCTTTGGTTCTGAACGTTTACAAAGTATGATGAACCGCTTAGGTATGGATGACTCTACACCGATAGAATCCAAAATGGTGTCCCGCGCCGTTGAATCTGCGCAAAAACGTGTTGAGGGTAATAACTTCGATGCACGTAAACGTGTTCTAGAATATGATGATGTATTACGTAAACAACGTGAAATTATATATACTGAGCGTAATAGAATTATTGATAGTGATGCAAGCGGTGAATTGGTCAATGCAATGCTCCGTTCAACGCTTGAAAGAAGTGTACACTATCATGTGAATGATGAAGATGATGAGCCAGATTATGAACCATTTATTAATTATGTTGATGACGTGTTCTTAAACGAAGGTGATTTAAAAGAAGAAGAAATTAAAGGTAAAGACAAAGAAGATATCTTTGATGTGGTTTGGTCTAAAGTTGAAGTAGGCTTAAAAGATCAAAAAGAAAAAATTGGTAGCCAGTTTGATGAATTTGAGCGTATGATTTTACTGCGTTCAATAGATAATCATTGGACTGATCACATTGATACAATGGATCAGTTGCGTCAAGGTATACACCTACGTTCATACGGTCAGCAAAATCCACTGCGTGACTATCAAAATGAAGGGCATCAACTTTTTGATACGATGATGGAGAATATCGAAGAAGATGTAAGTAAGTTTATCTTGAAATCAGTCGTTTCTGTGGAAGATGATTTAGAAAGAGATAAAACGACAAATTTTGGTAATGCGGAACATGTATCTGCAGATGGTGATAATTCTAAAGAGGATACAAAATCAGAGCCTTTTGTTAAAGATGAACATGTAGGTAGAAATGACCCTTGTCCATGTGGTAGTGGAAAAAAATACAAAAATTGTCACGGTGCATAA
- a CDS encoding COG3942 and LysM peptidoglycan-binding domain-containing protein, translating to MKKGIAFFVTSTALFLGINSIASADQVHTVKEDTNLSDIAQTFATTTSEIKALNQLSDKYDVSVGEQLILPDSDIVEVKYGDTIQSIALKYNITMEQLYQLNPNVGEMIYPGELLAVSEKGSAHLNNQQQTYFNEINQTYTQDTSGSSRVDNSSSNSNTSVTSNRAIPVVQNEWTHTPDLKVTKQSVTSHADYLPTKPNNEVPVVSNGRNYYDRGQCTFYAFDRRQQLGKSVGNLWGNANNWAVAASQNGYRVNHTPEVGAIIQSNAGQYGHVGVVERKNADGSILVSEMNWQGLGQKSYRTIHNAYQYNYIH from the coding sequence ATGAAGAAGGGAATAGCATTTTTTGTAACATCGACAGCATTATTTTTGGGAATTAATAGTATCGCTTCAGCCGATCAAGTACATACAGTAAAAGAGGATACTAATTTATCTGATATAGCACAAACCTTCGCAACAACAACGAGTGAAATTAAAGCATTAAATCAATTATCAGACAAATATGATGTGAGTGTAGGTGAGCAGTTAATCTTACCAGATAGCGATATAGTAGAAGTAAAATATGGGGATACTATACAAAGTATAGCGTTAAAGTACAATATCACCATGGAGCAGTTGTATCAACTAAATCCGAACGTAGGAGAAATGATATATCCAGGGGAACTATTAGCAGTGTCAGAAAAAGGATCGGCACATTTAAATAATCAACAACAAACATATTTTAATGAAATAAATCAAACATATACTCAAGATACAAGTGGTAGTAGCCGTGTCGATAATTCATCCTCCAATTCAAACACATCTGTGACTTCAAACCGCGCAATACCGGTAGTACAAAATGAATGGACACATACCCCAGATTTAAAAGTAACGAAACAAAGCGTCACTTCACACGCAGATTATTTACCAACAAAGCCAAATAATGAAGTACCAGTAGTTTCAAATGGGCGTAATTATTATGACCGTGGACAATGTACGTTCTATGCGTTTGATCGTCGCCAACAACTAGGTAAATCAGTTGGGAATTTATGGGGCAACGCAAATAATTGGGCTGTTGCCGCAAGTCAAAACGGCTATCGCGTAAATCATACACCGGAAGTAGGAGCTATTATTCAAAGTAATGCAGGCCAATATGGTCATGTAGGTGTTGTAGAACGTAAAAATGCAGACGGCTCTATTTTAGTATCAGAAATGAATTGGCAAGGCCTAGGACAAAAGTCATATAGAACAATTCATAATGCATATCAATATAACTATATTCATTAA